A single genomic interval of Agarivorans aestuarii harbors:
- a CDS encoding glycosyltransferase family 9 protein, translating into MQKLLVVRNDKIGDFMLAWPSFALLKASLPNCEISALVPSYTAPLAELCPWIDKVIIDCGADGDAGEQAALLNEVKQQHFDGYLCLFSTMRNAWLGARAGIKLRCAPATKLAQFLYNHRVKQRRSQSRKPEFEYNLELTRAFLTKLQVNPIEPTAPYLQFSAEQIAKRKQAEFAELDAKSLAMVHIGSGGSANNLSIEQYFSLIDCLAKLKPELHFVITAGPGELIAAQELVSQLDTAEVSSQLYYSEEGLKTFCEVLACAEVFIAGSTGPLHIAGALDVPTVGFFPSRRSATPLRWQPLNSQGRHISFSPPAGELTQEDMSLINVSDSAVKINLWWQKLQTKQVAE; encoded by the coding sequence ATGCAAAAACTGTTGGTAGTGCGAAACGACAAAATTGGCGACTTTATGCTGGCATGGCCTAGCTTTGCGCTACTAAAAGCTTCATTACCTAATTGTGAAATTAGCGCTTTGGTGCCTAGCTATACGGCTCCTCTGGCAGAGCTTTGCCCTTGGATTGATAAGGTAATTATTGATTGCGGGGCTGATGGTGATGCTGGCGAGCAAGCTGCACTACTTAATGAGGTGAAGCAACAGCACTTTGATGGTTATTTGTGCCTGTTCTCGACCATGCGTAACGCTTGGTTAGGTGCACGCGCCGGTATTAAATTACGCTGTGCACCCGCCACTAAGCTCGCTCAGTTTTTGTATAATCACCGAGTAAAGCAACGCCGCTCTCAATCTCGAAAACCTGAATTTGAATACAACTTAGAACTTACTCGCGCTTTTTTAACTAAGTTGCAAGTCAACCCGATAGAGCCTACTGCTCCTTATTTGCAGTTTAGCGCTGAGCAAATTGCTAAACGTAAGCAGGCAGAGTTTGCCGAGTTGGATGCTAAATCCTTAGCAATGGTACATATTGGCAGTGGTGGCTCGGCCAATAACTTAAGCATTGAGCAGTATTTTAGTTTGATTGATTGCCTGGCTAAACTTAAGCCCGAGTTACACTTTGTTATTACTGCAGGGCCTGGCGAGTTAATCGCCGCTCAAGAGTTGGTGAGTCAGTTAGATACTGCAGAGGTGTCTAGTCAGCTATATTATTCAGAAGAGGGCTTAAAAACCTTTTGTGAAGTATTGGCCTGTGCTGAAGTGTTTATTGCTGGTTCAACCGGGCCGCTGCATATTGCTGGGGCTTTAGATGTGCCAACTGTAGGCTTTTTCCCTAGTCGTCGCAGTGCAACACCTTTGCGTTGGCAGCCTCTTAATAGCCAAGGTCGACATATTTCTTTCTCGCCGCCGGCAGGTGAACTTACTCAGGAAGATATGAGTTTGATTAATGTGAGTGACTCAGCGGTTAAAATTAATTTGTGGTGGCAAAAGCTGCAAACAAAACAAGTAGCAGAATAA
- a CDS encoding glycosyltransferase family 9 protein, whose product MSVIKKIRTALRQFDGKRREKSIGLEVWFLKLLGGRKGRTERLLKPTEVKRVLIIRNNKRIGNMFFLLPFVNQVKALYPDAEVELILSDPWQGSIFENLGLSRIHFSQFGLKTIPQFFRAMKQLKQQPYDLVLLPYGGSSDRIVASMVEAKNVVAFYGPADAAVCSHTYKYQGRYPHFALSCMELLEQLHNAEPAEYFGRLILSDAEQQEALKQLQTLLGECQAKPSLAYFRGARGAKVIADKDWQILLAKFKQHYAGEVNLIEILSPDVTEPLVEAEFAYSNGDLRKLAAFLQQVPLFFCGDTGPLHLASSAGAYCVGLFTVTNVAQYGCLGEHAVNVTDLAAIDAANLLEDLKLQ is encoded by the coding sequence ATGAGCGTAATAAAAAAAATAAGAACGGCGCTGCGACAGTTTGATGGAAAGCGCAGAGAGAAGTCGATTGGCTTAGAAGTTTGGTTTCTCAAACTATTGGGCGGTAGAAAAGGTAGAACCGAGCGCTTGCTTAAGCCGACAGAAGTGAAGCGGGTTTTAATTATTCGCAATAATAAGCGCATCGGAAATATGTTCTTTTTATTGCCTTTTGTTAATCAAGTTAAAGCGCTGTACCCCGACGCTGAGGTTGAACTGATACTCAGCGATCCTTGGCAAGGCTCTATATTTGAAAACCTCGGGCTTTCTCGTATTCACTTTTCTCAGTTTGGTTTGAAGACCATCCCGCAGTTTTTTCGAGCCATGAAGCAATTAAAGCAACAACCCTATGATTTAGTTTTGTTGCCTTATGGAGGCTCTAGTGACCGTATTGTTGCTTCAATGGTTGAAGCTAAAAACGTCGTCGCTTTTTATGGCCCCGCAGATGCTGCAGTGTGCAGCCATACTTATAAATACCAGGGACGATATCCTCACTTTGCATTAAGTTGCATGGAGCTTCTAGAGCAACTGCATAATGCTGAGCCCGCTGAATATTTTGGGCGACTAATATTGAGTGACGCTGAGCAGCAAGAGGCGCTTAAGCAATTGCAGACTTTGTTGGGCGAATGCCAAGCAAAACCAAGTTTGGCGTATTTTCGTGGCGCGCGTGGCGCTAAGGTGATTGCCGATAAAGACTGGCAAATTTTGTTAGCTAAGTTTAAGCAGCACTATGCTGGCGAAGTGAACCTTATTGAGATATTGAGTCCTGATGTGACAGAGCCACTGGTAGAGGCAGAATTCGCCTACTCCAATGGTGACCTAAGAAAACTAGCGGCATTTTTACAGCAAGTACCTTTGTTTTTCTGTGGTGATACCGGCCCCTTGCACTTAGCAAGCTCTGCTGGTGCCTATTGCGTAGGTTTGTTTACGGTAACCAATGTAGCGCAATATGGCTGCCTAGGTGAACATGCGGTTAACGTGACCGATTTAGCGGCTATAGATGCAGCTAACTTATTGGAAGACCTTAAACTTCAGTAA